CCGCCGCACCCGCCGGGCCCGCTACCTGCGCCTCGACCTCACGGCCGGAGACCTGCCGCCGCTCCCCTCCGCCCTCCCCTCCGGCGTCCGGCTGCACACCGGCGCGGACTTCGAGGCCGACCCGCACCCGCTGTACGCGGCGGACGCGGAGGTGACCGCGGACGAGCCGGGCGATGTCACCTGCGACGCCATGGCCTACGACGACTGGCTGCTGCACACCTGGGAACACCCCCACATCGACCTGGACCTGACCTCGGTGGTGACCGTCGACGGGGAGATCGCCGCCTTCGCACTGGCCGCCACCGACGGCCGCACCGGCTACTCCTCGGCCATGACCGGCACCCGCCGCGCCTTCCGCGGCCAGGGCCTGGCCCGGCTGGCCAAGACCGCCTCCCTCCGCCGGGCCCGCGACGCGGGCTGCACCGAGGCCTTCACCCACAACGACGCCGACAACGTCCCGATGCTCGCCGTCAACCACGCCTTCGGCTACCGGCCGTTCGCCGGGGCATGGCGGTATGTGCGGGAGGTGGCCCGGGGCTGACGCGCCACCGGCACCGGCCCGTTCACCCGCTCGGCCACGCCCCGTCCAGGGTGACCGCGCGCGAGGGCGCCGACGGGTCATGGGCGACGGCGTCGCCGGGCCGGTGCCAGTGGAGCAGGAAGCGGTGTCCCGCCCGCAGTCCGTCCAGGCCGGCGCGGCAGTACGCGACCATGTCGTCCGGCAGCGCATCCAGCCGGAACCACGCCAACTCGGCGCACTTGTCCGGCTCGCGGTTCCACGGTTCGCCGCCCGCCCCGTACGCCGCCTCGAAGAACCAGCCGATCCGGGGCTGCGCCGGGGGCGGGGCGCAGTGCTGCATGACGAGCGCGACCTTCAGGTCCTCGGGCGCCAGTCGCAGCCCGATCTCCTCCGCGGCCTCCCGGATCATGGCCTCCCTGACGTCCTCACCGTCCTCCGCATGGCCCGAGGGGGCGTGCAGCAGACCGTCCGCATAGCCCGTACCGGCCCGGCGGGCGAGCAGCACCTCCTCGCCGCGGCGCAGGACGAGGTGGACGTCGACCACTTCGGTGTGCCGGCGCGGGAGCTCGGCGATCAGCACATACCGCTCGTCGGTCACCTCCTTGCCCCACAGCGCCGGATCGCCGGAGAGGCTCTCCACGTATGTCCGCGCCGCCAACGGCTCGACCTGGGCGGTGAGTTCGGCGGCCGGGATGCCGACCGGCTCGGCCTCCCCCCAGCGGCCCTCGACCAGCACCAGCCGGCCGCCGGGCGTGAGCAGCCCGGCCCACCGGCGCAGCGCGGCCACCGGATCGGGCAGCGCCCACAGGACATGGCGCACCAGGACGACATCGAACCGCTGCTCCCCCACGGGCGGTTCGGCGGCGTCACCGACCATGAACGCGGCGTCCCGGCCCGCGAGCTTGGCGCGGGCCCGCGCGATCATGCGCGGGGAACGGTCGACGCCCGTGACCCGGTGGCCCCGCTCGGCGGCGAGCAGGGCCAGGCTTCCCGTGCCGCAGCCCAGGTCGAGGACGGTGGCGGGCCCGGACGGGAGCCAGGCACGCAGCCGGACGGCCCAGGCGGAGCGGACCGCGGGGTCGCGCAAACCGTGATCGGGCTCGTCGTCGAAGGAGTCGGCGGCCGCTTCCCAGTAGGCGGCGTCGGCGGTCGGCAGGGTCGATTCCCCTTGGGCGGCAGGGGGGTTGACAGGTCCGGTGGAGGGCTGAGAGGCCGGGTCGGCGGGCGCATCGGTGCTCATGTGCCGATGGTGCCAGCGACCACTGACAACGGCGGGCGGAGGCCTTGCGGACGCGTGCCGAACGGCCCCGCCACGGCTGCCGTGAAGGGCGCCCGGACAGGGTGAGGGAGTACCGTTGTAGGGCCGGTCCGGAGCGATGGCGCCGCCGCGAGAAGAGCGCGTGCCCGCATGGTGGACCGGCACGGAACCGGTCAGATGAGTGCCTCACAGAGCAGCCGTTTCTCCGGAGACGGGGTCTTCGACCTCACACGGACGGCCGTGGTGATGGCCGATCGTGCGGGGGTGACGCAGGGCTGGACCCGGGGCGCGGAGCGGCTCCTCGGCTATCCGGTCTCCGAGGCCGTCGGCAGGCCCCTGGCGGACCTCTTCGCCGGGGTGGGCGCCGGGCCCGAGCAGGACGGCAGGTGGCAGACCCGGCTGGCGTCCGCGGACGGCTGGAGCGGGCTGGAGGCCGTACGGCACAAGGACGGGCACCGCCTCGACCTGGAGTTCCGCGTCCTGCCCCTCCTGGATGCCCGGAAGGACTCCGCACGTCTCGTGCTTGCCGCGGAGATGGCGCGGACGCCCTGGTCGGGGGCGAGCCGCTCGTTCCTGGAGGGCATTCTCGGCATGTCGCCGATCGGTGTGGCCATGGTGAACGCCGATCTCCAGTTCGTGTGGCTGAACGACGCCCTGGAGGAGATGGGCGGTACCACCCGTGCGCAGCGCCTCGGGCAGCGCCTGGCGGACATCCAGCCGGGCCTGGACGGGGAGTCCATCGAGGCGGAGATGCGCCGGGTGCTGAGCACCGGCATCCCCTCGGTCGGCTACGAATACCTGGGGCGCCCGCAGTCCGATCCGCAACGGGAGCACGCCTACTCCACATCGTTCTTCCGTCTGGAGGACGAAGCCGGTCAGGTGCTCGGCGTCTGCTACATGGTCCTCGACGTCACGGAAAGTTACCGGGCGCGGCAGCGGATGGCGCTGCTGAACAAGGCCGGCGAACGCATCGGCAGCTCGCTGGATGTCTTGCGGACCGCGCAGGAGCTCGCCGACGCGGCGGTTCCGGATCTTGCCGACTTCGTCACCGTCGATCTGCTCGATGCGCTGCTCACCAGGGAGGACGCGGCGCCCGGCCCGCTCGATGCGGCGGACCTGCTCACCATGCGCCGGGCCGGAGCACAGTCCGTCCGCGAGGGCTGCCCCGAGGCCGTGGTCGCCATCGGGGAAGCGGCCGCCTATCCCCCGTCGGCGCCCGTCGTGCGGAGCCTCACCAAGGGCGACTCCACGCTGCTCCAGACGCTGGACCTCGCCGAGGGTGACCGGTCGGCCGATGACCCGTTCCGGGCGGCGCACCTGCAAGGACTGGGCTTTCATTCGCTGATGGTGGTGCCGCTCCGGGCACGGGGCGTCTTCCTGGGAGCGGCCGCGTTCGCCCGCCGGCAGCCCATCGGACCGTTCCAGCCCGACGACCTGGTGCTCGCCGAGGAATTCGTCGCCCGCGCCGCGATCTCCATCGACAACGCCCGCCGGTACACCCGCGAGCACACCGCGGCCCTCACCCTCCAGCACAGCCTGCTGCCGCGCGATCTGCCCGAGCAGTGCGCGGTGGAAGCCGCCTACCGCTATCTGCCGGCCGACTCCCTCAGCGGGGTCGGCGGTGACTGGTTCGACGTGATCCCGCTGTCCGGAGCACGGGTCGCGCTGGTGGTCGGCGATGTGGTCGGCCACGGCGTGCATGCCGCGGCCACGATGGGGCGGCTGCGCGCGGCGGTACAGGCGCTCGCGGACCTGGACCTGTCCCCGGAGGAGGTGCTGGCGCATCTGGACGACATGCTCAACCGCGTCGCCCACGACACGAACACCGACGACGGGTCCATCGGGGCCACCTGCCTCTACGCCGTCTACGACCCCGTCAGCTGCTCCTGCGCCCTGGCCCGCGCCGGTCACCCCGCTCCGCTGCTCGTCAGCCCCGAGGGCACCGGCCGGCTTCTGGAGCTGCCGACCGGCCCGCCGCTGGGGCTGGGCGGGATGCCCTTCGAATCCGTCGAACTGCCGCTGCCGGAAGGGAGTCTGCTGGCCCTGTACACCAACGGACTGCTGCTGGGGAAGGCCCTCGATCTCGACGGGGGGATCACCAGGCTGCGCGACGCGCTGGCCGATCCGCAGGCTCCTCTGGAGGACATCTGCGAGACGGTGATCGGCGGTCTGCCGGGCGGGCGGCCGGTCGACGATGTGGCGCTGCTGCTGGCACGTACCCGGGCCCTGCCCCGTACCCGGCTGGCCGCTTGGGAGATCGCCGCCGACCCGTCCGCGGTCGGCGAGGCCCGCAGGACCGCTGCCGGACAGCTGAGGGAGTGGGGGCTGGACGAACTCGCCTTCTCCGCCGAGCTGATCGTCAGCGAACTGGTCACCAATGCCCTCCGGCACGCCTCCGCACCGATCGGCCTGCGGATGATCCGGGCCCGCGAGCTGATCTGCGAGGTCTCGGACGCCAGCAGCACCTCCCCGCACCTCCGCCACGCACGGACCACCGACGAGGGAGGCCGCGGCCTGTTCCTCATCGCCCGCTACGCCGAGCGGTGGGGCACCCGCTACACCGCCGAGGGAAAAATCATCTGGGCCGAACTCCCCCTCGGCCCCACCACCGGCCCCGAACCGGCGAACGACCTGGACACACTCCTCGAACACCTCGAGGACCAGGGGGACTTCACGGGGGCATAGCGCCTGCCGACCCTGATCCGCCGGACCGGCCCCAGGCGTCGTCACATGTCCGGCCGCTGGGGAACGGGCCTGTGCTGCGGGTGCTCGCCGCGCCGGCCCTCCGCACCGGCGATGGTCTCGCGCAGCACCTCGCGGGCCGCGGCGAGCTCGGCGGACCGGCGGTCGAGGGCGCGCAGTTGGCCGCGGAGCGCGTCGAGCACGCCGGGGCAGGGCTGCACCGCGACCGTGCCGGTGGTGCAGGGCAGCACCTGGCGGATGATGCGGGTGGGCAGCCCGGCCGCGAGGAGAGCGCGGATGCGCCGTACGGCGGCGGCGTCGGACTCGGTGTAGGCGCGATAGCCGTTGGGCAGCCGCTCGGGCCGCAGCAGCCCCGCCCGCTCGTAGTAGCGCAGCAGCCGCTCACTGGTCCCGGTCCGCTCGGCCAACTCCCCGATCAGCAAGGCCTGCCCCTCTCGCTTGACCTTCCCATGGTGTCAGGGATCAACACTGGCCCCCGCTGCCCGCATTCCGCCGGCGGCCCGCACCACCGGAAGGCGCACATGATCATCGATGCCCACAGCCATGTCCACGACCCGCTCGACGCCCATCTGTCCGTGCTGGACGACGCGGGCGTGGACCGTACGGTCCTCTTCCCCACCCGCCCACACCCGGAACGAGCGACGGACCTGGCCTCCCTCCGCCACGAGATGAGCGTGCTGGACCGCGCGCTGGCGGGCCGGACCGACGGCGGTACTTACGCAATCGACGACGGCTACGCCAGGGCGGAGCGGGAGCTGCACGAGGCCCTCGCCGCCCACCCCGACCGCTTCCTGGGCTTCGGCTCCGTCCCCCTGGGCCGTTCCGCCGCCGAGACCGCCGCCGCGGTGGCGCACGCAGTGGCAGGCCGCGGACTGCACGGCATCGGGGAGCTCACCCCGCCCCCGGACCAGGCGGCCCTGGTCGAGCCGGTGCTCCGGGCGGCGCGCGACCATGCCGGCCTCCCGGTGGTCGTCCACGGCTACGCTCCCACGACCGCAGCGGACCTGCGCACCCTGGCCGGCCTGGCTGCCCGCTACCCGAGGGTGCCGCTCGTGATCAGCCAACTGGCCGGAACCCACTGGATGGAGGCGATCGAGCTGGCCCGTGCCACGCCGAACATCTACCTGGAACTGTCGACAGCTCACATCATCTTCGCCGTCCGCCTGGCCGTCCGCGAACTCCCCACTCGTACCCTCTTCGGCTCGGACGCCCCCTACGGCGACCCCCTTCTGTCCCGCGCCACAGTGGAACGGGTCACGCCACCCGGCGAGGTCCGCGCGCGGGTGCTGGGCGGGAATCTGGCGGAGCTGCTGGGCTTGGGATGACACAGGAAGGCGGGTGCCGCCTTCGCACCGGCCTTGGACGAGAGACTTCCCTGCGGCCTGCCGGGCGCCGCAACGAAGCGGTCGGGGAGCCGAGCAGGGAGCCACGGAGGCACATCCCCGCGGACCGACGCGGGCAGTCACGGACAACTGGCGGAGCCCCCGGCCCCCGATGCCCCTTTCCTCCCCGCCTTCCTGTGCCCCCGCTTAGCCGCTCCTTAAGCCCGCCATAAAGATCCTCCGGAACGGCCTTCGAGCGTCAAATGCGCTGTTCAGCGGGGCTAGCGTGCTTCTCGTCAGGCGGCGCTGCGGGCCGTTGGCGCCGCTCACGGGGGGACGGCGCCGTGGTCTGCGTCCGGCCCCCCACCACTGCGCTTCCTCGTGCTCTCGCTCGACACAACTGATGAAGGAGACCCCCACGATGAGCGTTCGTCGTAAAGCCACCGGGATCGCGCTGACCGGCATCGCGCCGCTCGCGCTCACCGTGCTCACCGCGAGCCCGGCCGCCGCGCACGGTTCGATGACGGACCCGGTCAGCCGGGTCTCGGCCTGCTTCGCCGAGGGGCCGGAGAGCCCGAAGTCCGCGGCGTGCAAGGCGGCCGTGCAGGCCGGTGGCACCCAGGCGCTCTACGACTGGAACGGCGTACGGGACGGCAACGCGGGAGGGCAGTCCAAAACACGCATCCCGGACGGCAAGTTGTGCAGTGCCAACAGCGCGGAGTACAAGGGCCTGGACCTGCCCCGGGGCGACTGGCCCTCGTCCACGATGCGGGCGGGCCGCCACACCTTCCACTACAAGGCCACGGCGCCCCACCGGGGGTCCTTCGAGCTGTACCTCACCAAGAGCAGCTACAACCCGGCCAAGCCGCTGAAGTGGTCCGACCTGGAGTCGAAGCCGTTCGCGAAGGTCACCGATCCGAAGCTGACCAACGGGGAGTACGTCTTCGACGGGAAGGTGCCGGCACGGTCCGGGCGCCATCTGATCTACAGCATCTGGCAGCGGTCGGACAGCCCGGAGGCGTTCTACACCTGCTCGGACGTGGTCTTCGGGAAGGACAGCGGCGGGACCGCCGCGAAGCCCGCGCCCACCGCCTCCGCGCCGAGCGCCACCCAGCTCTCGGCGGCCGCCGGCAAGTCGTCGATCGGTACGGGCCGGCACGAGCACACGGAGAGCGGGACGGACCGGCACGAGCACACGGAGAGCGGGACCGGCACGCACACCGATGCGGTGACGCCGGCGGGCGCCGACGCCCCTGCGCCGGGCGGCAGTTCGAAGGCCGAGGGCAACGCCGCGCGGGCCCAGGGCGGCGGCACGCCCGCCGGCGGCCGGCGGCTGGCGGAGACCGGTGGTGACAGCTCCACCGCCCCGCTGGCCATCGGCGGCGCCGCCGTCCTGGCCGTGGGTGCCGGGGTGCTGTTCGCCACCACCCGCCGCAAGGCCGCCCGGCACCACGGCTGAGTCCTCCGCCCCCGCCGTCCGGGAACCGACGCCGCCCCCTTTTCTTCACCTCGGGGGCGGCGTCGCCCTGTTATGGGCCGTTCGGCGGCAACGGCTCGATGATGTCGTTGGCGACGTGCTGGTAGATGACCGAGCTGCGGCAGTCGACGACCTCGCGGCGCTTGAAGACCTGGTCCATGAGGAGCGCATGCAGCCGGTCGACGTCCGGGACGGCGACATGGACCAGGAAGTCGTCACCGCCCGCGACGACATAGACGTTGAGCACCTCCGGCAACGAGGTCAAGAACGCCTTGAACCACTCGATGACCTCGCGGTTCATCGGACGGATCCGGATCGTGAGCAACGCCTGTACGGGGCGGTTGAGGGCGCGCAGATCGACCGTGGCCCGGAAGCCGGTGAGCACGCCGCGGGCGCGCAGCGCGCGGACCCGCTCCAGACAGGTGGAGGGCGCGATGTTGAGTCTGCCGGCCAGCTCGCGATTGGTCTGCCGTGCATCGCGCTGCAGTTCGCGGACAATCGCCGAATCAATGTCGTCCATGGACTCCATGGTGCCGTGCCAACCGAATTTCGTTCGGCCGGAGCCCCATTTGATCATTTGCACGGTTACCTTCTGCGACTGTGACCGTACAAGAAACATCCCTTCCCGCTTCCGAACGTCCGGATGTACGGCGGCTGGGCATCGGCAGCGGTACCGCGCTGTGCGCCGGCGCGGTGCTCGGCCCCGGTGTCCTGGCCCTGCCGTCCCTGGCCGCCGACGCGGCCGGACCCGCCTCGCTCGTGGCCTGGGTGGTGCTGCTGGCCCTGTGCGTGCCGGTGGCCACCGCCTTCGCGGCGCTCGGCGCGCGGTTCCCCGACGGCGGGGGCGTGGCCACGTATGTGCACCGGGCGATCGGGCCGCGGGCGGCGGCCGTGGTGGGGTGGTGGTTCTACGGAGCGGTGCCGATCGGTGTGGTCTCGGCGGCCTGGATCGGCGGGAAGTACGTGGCCGATGCGGCCGGTTGGGGCGGCACGGGCGCGGCGGCCGTGGCCGGGGCGGTGCTGGCGGGGTCACTGGCCTCGAACGCGGTGGGGCTGCGACTGTCGGGCCGGGTGCAGCTGCTGTTCGGCGGACTGCTGGCGGCGGTGCTGCTGTGCACGGTGCTGGCCGCCGCCCCGCAGGTATCCGCCCGCCACTTCACACCGTTCCTGCCCGGCGGCTGGTCCTCGGTGGGGTCGGCGGCCTCGGTGCTGTTCTTCGCGTTCGCGGGCTGGGAGGCGGCCAGCCATCTGTCGGGCGAGTTCGCCGATCCCGGACGGGATCTGCCGCGGGTGACGCGCCGTACGCTCGCCGTCATCACCGTGCTCTACCTGGGGCTCGCGGTGGTCACGATCGGTGCGCTGGGGCCGGCCGCGGCCGCCACCGACACCCCGCTGACCGAGCTGCTCGCCCGGAGCGTGGGCGGCGCGGCGCGCCCCGTGGCTGCCGCGGCGGCGCTCTTCCTCACCTTCGGCGCGGTCAACTCGTATCTGGCCGGGGCGTCCCGGCTCGGTGCGGCGCTCGGCCGGGACGGGGCGGCGCCACGACTGCTGGCCGAGGGCGGCGCGCCGGGCGAGGTGCCGCGGCGGTCGCTGGCGGTGCTGGGCGGGGCGGCCGTTCTCGTCGGCGCGGCGGCCGGGTTCGGCGGCGCCGATCTGGACGTCCTGATGAGGGCCACCGCCACCTGTCTGGCGGCGGTGACCCTCGCCGGCCTGGCCGCCGCACTGGTGCTGCTGCCGCGCCGCACTCCCCTGTGGTGCGGCGTGTGCGCAAGCACGCTGCTGACGGCGGCGGTGCTGGCCTTCTCCGGATGGCTGCTGCTGATCCCCGCGGGTCTGGCGGGCGCCGCGTTCTGCTTTCTGACGCTGCGCCGGGGGATCCGCCGGGACCGCGTCAGCCGATGAGGCGGCGCAGCAGCCGGACGTAGCGGCTCCAGCGGGCGGGCCGGGCGACGGTGCCCGTACAGGCGTGTTCGGCGCGGTCCAGGCCGTCCTCCAGGACCGCGTCGTGCAGGTGCCGGAAGGCCAGCGGCCAGCTGAGCCGGGCCGGGCCGCGGGCGTGCATGGCGAGGGTGTGGCGCAGCAGGGTGCGGTCCGGGCCGACCGGGTGGACGGTGAATTCGTGGAAGCCGTGGAAGCCGCGTGGTCCGCTGAAGGTGAAGCGCACCCATTGGCCCGGGACGTGGGCCGCCACGGTGTAACGGACCGGGCCGTGGCCGCCGGCCGCGCCCGGTGCCAGCGGGCCGTCGAGCAGCATGGGAGGCCAGTCGCGACCCGGCCAGAGCCGGTCGGTGTCGCCGGACAGGCCGTCGAGCAGCAGGCCCACCTCGGCCCGAGGCGCCGGAAGCACCCTCTCGTGCACGTTGTAG
This Streptomyces decoyicus DNA region includes the following protein-coding sequences:
- a CDS encoding APC family permease, encoding MTVQETSLPASERPDVRRLGIGSGTALCAGAVLGPGVLALPSLAADAAGPASLVAWVVLLALCVPVATAFAALGARFPDGGGVATYVHRAIGPRAAAVVGWWFYGAVPIGVVSAAWIGGKYVADAAGWGGTGAAAVAGAVLAGSLASNAVGLRLSGRVQLLFGGLLAAVLLCTVLAAAPQVSARHFTPFLPGGWSSVGSAASVLFFAFAGWEAASHLSGEFADPGRDLPRVTRRTLAVITVLYLGLAVVTIGALGPAAAATDTPLTELLARSVGGAARPVAAAAALFLTFGAVNSYLAGASRLGAALGRDGAAPRLLAEGGAPGEVPRRSLAVLGGAAVLVGAAAGFGGADLDVLMRATATCLAAVTLAGLAAALVLLPRRTPLWCGVCASTLLTAAVLAFSGWLLLIPAGLAGAAFCFLTLRRGIRRDRVSR
- a CDS encoding MerR family transcriptional regulator, producing the protein MLIGELAERTGTSERLLRYYERAGLLRPERLPNGYRAYTESDAAAVRRIRALLAAGLPTRIIRQVLPCTTGTVAVQPCPGVLDALRGQLRALDRRSAELAAAREVLRETIAGAEGRRGEHPQHRPVPQRPDM
- a CDS encoding GNAT family N-acetyltransferase, which produces MTLTVRDFRPADAKAVADLRRAVVPYRLATPQGIAWEVSTAPAAQCLRLFVAELDGRVVGAVQAAVLHDADVPGQAAATPEVRPGHRGRGVGHALLMSAEEHLVAAGAERLFAWAVDEPGVTGFAEGHGYRRTRRARYLRLDLTAGDLPPLPSALPSGVRLHTGADFEADPHPLYAADAEVTADEPGDVTCDAMAYDDWLLHTWEHPHIDLDLTSVVTVDGEIAAFALAATDGRTGYSSAMTGTRRAFRGQGLARLAKTASLRRARDAGCTEAFTHNDADNVPMLAVNHAFGYRPFAGAWRYVREVARG
- a CDS encoding methyltransferase domain-containing protein, whose product is MSTDAPADPASQPSTGPVNPPAAQGESTLPTADAAYWEAAADSFDDEPDHGLRDPAVRSAWAVRLRAWLPSGPATVLDLGCGTGSLALLAAERGHRVTGVDRSPRMIARARAKLAGRDAAFMVGDAAEPPVGEQRFDVVLVRHVLWALPDPVAALRRWAGLLTPGGRLVLVEGRWGEAEPVGIPAAELTAQVEPLAARTYVESLSGDPALWGKEVTDERYVLIAELPRRHTEVVDVHLVLRRGEEVLLARRAGTGYADGLLHAPSGHAEDGEDVREAMIREAAEEIGLRLAPEDLKVALVMQHCAPPPAQPRIGWFFEAAYGAGGEPWNREPDKCAELAWFRLDALPDDMVAYCRAGLDGLRAGHRFLLHWHRPGDAVAHDPSAPSRAVTLDGAWPSG
- a CDS encoding lytic polysaccharide monooxygenase, which gives rise to MSVRRKATGIALTGIAPLALTVLTASPAAAHGSMTDPVSRVSACFAEGPESPKSAACKAAVQAGGTQALYDWNGVRDGNAGGQSKTRIPDGKLCSANSAEYKGLDLPRGDWPSSTMRAGRHTFHYKATAPHRGSFELYLTKSSYNPAKPLKWSDLESKPFAKVTDPKLTNGEYVFDGKVPARSGRHLIYSIWQRSDSPEAFYTCSDVVFGKDSGGTAAKPAPTASAPSATQLSAAAGKSSIGTGRHEHTESGTDRHEHTESGTGTHTDAVTPAGADAPAPGGSSKAEGNAARAQGGGTPAGGRRLAETGGDSSTAPLAIGGAAVLAVGAGVLFATTRRKAARHHG
- a CDS encoding amidohydrolase family protein; the encoded protein is MIIDAHSHVHDPLDAHLSVLDDAGVDRTVLFPTRPHPERATDLASLRHEMSVLDRALAGRTDGGTYAIDDGYARAERELHEALAAHPDRFLGFGSVPLGRSAAETAAAVAHAVAGRGLHGIGELTPPPDQAALVEPVLRAARDHAGLPVVVHGYAPTTAADLRTLAGLAARYPRVPLVISQLAGTHWMEAIELARATPNIYLELSTAHIIFAVRLAVRELPTRTLFGSDAPYGDPLLSRATVERVTPPGEVRARVLGGNLAELLGLG
- a CDS encoding Lrp/AsnC family transcriptional regulator, translating into MDDIDSAIVRELQRDARQTNRELAGRLNIAPSTCLERVRALRARGVLTGFRATVDLRALNRPVQALLTIRIRPMNREVIEWFKAFLTSLPEVLNVYVVAGGDDFLVHVAVPDVDRLHALLMDQVFKRREVVDCRSSVIYQHVANDIIEPLPPNGP
- a CDS encoding SpoIIE family protein phosphatase; protein product: MSASQSSRFSGDGVFDLTRTAVVMADRAGVTQGWTRGAERLLGYPVSEAVGRPLADLFAGVGAGPEQDGRWQTRLASADGWSGLEAVRHKDGHRLDLEFRVLPLLDARKDSARLVLAAEMARTPWSGASRSFLEGILGMSPIGVAMVNADLQFVWLNDALEEMGGTTRAQRLGQRLADIQPGLDGESIEAEMRRVLSTGIPSVGYEYLGRPQSDPQREHAYSTSFFRLEDEAGQVLGVCYMVLDVTESYRARQRMALLNKAGERIGSSLDVLRTAQELADAAVPDLADFVTVDLLDALLTREDAAPGPLDAADLLTMRRAGAQSVREGCPEAVVAIGEAAAYPPSAPVVRSLTKGDSTLLQTLDLAEGDRSADDPFRAAHLQGLGFHSLMVVPLRARGVFLGAAAFARRQPIGPFQPDDLVLAEEFVARAAISIDNARRYTREHTAALTLQHSLLPRDLPEQCAVEAAYRYLPADSLSGVGGDWFDVIPLSGARVALVVGDVVGHGVHAAATMGRLRAAVQALADLDLSPEEVLAHLDDMLNRVAHDTNTDDGSIGATCLYAVYDPVSCSCALARAGHPAPLLVSPEGTGRLLELPTGPPLGLGGMPFESVELPLPEGSLLALYTNGLLLGKALDLDGGITRLRDALADPQAPLEDICETVIGGLPGGRPVDDVALLLARTRALPRTRLAAWEIAADPSAVGEARRTAAGQLREWGLDELAFSAELIVSELVTNALRHASAPIGLRMIRARELICEVSDASSTSPHLRHARTTDEGGRGLFLIARYAERWGTRYTAEGKIIWAELPLGPTTGPEPANDLDTLLEHLEDQGDFTGA